In Streptomyces sp. NBC_01426, one genomic interval encodes:
- a CDS encoding FAD-dependent oxidoreductase translates to MNRIVVVGNGPAAHRLCASLHRLGHRDPVTVLGAEPHAAYNRALLLSVLDGTLPGRALELAAPPGNARVRRAAVVTGIDRARREVRTADGTVYGYEVLVLATGARPRSPGFDSPAVRRLGTLADAEPPPEGPVVIAGGGLRGAGAAAALSRAGHEVTLVHSGPRLAHRDLDGPGSAVLARTLEKAGVALELGRRVAGAEHGKAVLDDGRPLAAATVLACAGSVPETGAARAAGLEVRRGIVVDDRLRTGDPRIHAIGDCAEHAGAAGDSLASAWEQADALAGILTGSDTAYRPTRRVLRPGIRGLDLTVVGPGGEPDREPAPGEETVSLSDPAGGRHARLRLRDGRIRSGIVVGFPQAVAAVGRLYARDHPVPSDRLALLIGSAGGYASSGALPDTAVVCQCNNVTRKALRRAWDGGARAVPALAAATRATTGCGTCVAAVGRLCAELTGSAEGGPDA, encoded by the coding sequence GTGAACCGGATCGTCGTCGTCGGCAACGGCCCGGCCGCCCACCGGCTCTGCGCCTCCCTGCACCGGCTCGGGCACCGGGACCCGGTGACCGTCCTGGGAGCCGAGCCCCACGCCGCCTACAACCGGGCCCTGCTGCTGTCGGTCCTGGACGGCACCCTGCCCGGCCGGGCCCTGGAGCTGGCCGCGCCGCCCGGGAACGCGCGGGTGCGCCGGGCGGCCGTCGTGACCGGCATCGACCGTGCCCGCCGCGAGGTCCGTACCGCCGACGGGACCGTGTACGGGTACGAGGTCCTGGTGCTGGCCACCGGGGCGCGCCCGCGGTCCCCCGGCTTCGACTCCCCCGCCGTGCGCCGGCTGGGCACCCTCGCCGACGCCGAACCGCCCCCGGAGGGGCCGGTGGTGATCGCCGGCGGCGGACTGCGCGGGGCGGGCGCCGCCGCCGCGCTGAGCCGCGCCGGGCACGAGGTCACGTTGGTGCACTCCGGGCCGCGGCTCGCCCACCGCGACCTCGACGGGCCGGGCTCCGCGGTACTGGCGCGGACCCTGGAGAAGGCCGGCGTGGCCCTGGAACTCGGGCGCCGGGTGGCCGGCGCCGAGCACGGCAAGGCCGTGCTCGACGACGGCCGACCGCTCGCGGCGGCCACCGTGTTGGCGTGCGCGGGCAGCGTCCCGGAGACCGGGGCGGCCCGGGCAGCGGGGCTGGAGGTGCGGCGCGGGATCGTCGTGGACGACCGGCTGCGCACCGGCGATCCGCGGATCCACGCCATCGGGGACTGCGCCGAACACGCGGGCGCCGCCGGGGACTCCCTGGCGTCGGCGTGGGAACAGGCGGACGCCCTCGCGGGCATCCTGACCGGCTCGGACACGGCGTACCGGCCGACGCGACGCGTGCTGCGCCCCGGGATCCGGGGATTGGACCTGACGGTCGTCGGCCCGGGCGGGGAGCCGGACCGGGAACCGGCCCCGGGCGAGGAGACCGTGTCGCTGTCCGATCCGGCGGGCGGGCGCCACGCCCGACTGCGGCTGCGCGACGGCCGGATCCGGTCCGGGATCGTCGTGGGGTTCCCGCAGGCCGTCGCCGCCGTGGGCCGGCTGTACGCGCGGGACCACCCGGTGCCGAGCGACCGGCTGGCCCTGCTGATCGGCTCCGCCGGCGGGTACGCGTCCTCGGGCGCGCTGCCGGACACGGCCGTGGTCTGCCAGTGCAACAACGTGACCCGCAAGGCCCTCCGGCGGGCCTGGGACGGCGGTGCCCGCGCCGTGCCCGCGCTCGCCGCCGCGACCCGGGCCACCACCGGCTGCGGGACCTGTGTCGCGGCGGTGGGCCGGCTGTGCGCCGAACTCACCGGATCCGCGGAAGGGGGACCCGACGCATGA
- a CDS encoding MFS transporter, whose protein sequence is MTTLDSSAPRNAGKEPSAVKGWLAVLAVTLGIFSLMTSELLPVGLLTPVGDALKVSEGTAALMVTIPGLVAAISAPLVTVATGKFDRRLVLVILIAIVGLANLASAFATSFAVVLVARFLIGISVGGFWSIAGGIALRLVPERHVARATAVIFGGVETASVLGVPTGTFLGDLSGWRTAFAAVGILGLVALAAMLFLMPKVPAERTIVFGDLPRVWKSNAGVRIGIAMTFLVITGHFLAYTFVRPLLQDDGVGDSMIGVLLLTFGIAGITGNFIAGALIAKRLRQVVIGIAIVLAVAMLLLATVGNTTITAAVILVLWGLGYGAVPVTFQTWILDAAPDATEAASSLYVSTFNLSIALGALFGGIAVDNLATASVLYIGAGLAILTLLVVGRRSGRPTDSAPAAEPAADQATAAAH, encoded by the coding sequence GTGACCACCCTCGATTCATCCGCACCGCGCAACGCGGGCAAGGAACCCTCCGCAGTCAAGGGCTGGCTGGCCGTCCTGGCCGTCACCCTCGGCATCTTCTCCCTCATGACCTCCGAGCTGCTGCCCGTCGGCCTGCTCACCCCCGTCGGAGACGCGCTGAAGGTCTCCGAGGGCACGGCGGCCCTCATGGTCACCATCCCCGGCCTGGTCGCGGCGATCTCGGCACCGCTCGTGACCGTCGCCACCGGCAAGTTCGACCGGCGGCTCGTGCTGGTCATCCTCATCGCCATCGTCGGCCTGGCGAACCTCGCCTCCGCCTTCGCCACCAGCTTCGCCGTGGTCCTCGTCGCCCGCTTCCTCATCGGCATCAGCGTCGGCGGATTCTGGTCCATCGCCGGCGGCATCGCCCTGCGCCTGGTGCCCGAACGACACGTCGCCCGCGCCACCGCCGTCATCTTCGGCGGCGTCGAGACGGCCTCCGTGCTCGGCGTGCCCACCGGCACCTTCCTCGGCGACCTCTCCGGCTGGCGCACCGCCTTCGCCGCGGTCGGCATCCTCGGCCTCGTCGCCCTCGCCGCGATGCTCTTCCTGATGCCGAAGGTCCCCGCCGAGCGCACCATCGTCTTCGGTGACCTGCCCCGCGTGTGGAAGTCCAACGCCGGCGTCCGCATCGGCATCGCGATGACCTTCCTCGTCATCACCGGCCACTTCCTCGCCTACACCTTCGTCCGTCCCCTCCTCCAGGACGACGGCGTCGGCGACAGCATGATCGGTGTCCTGCTGCTGACCTTCGGCATCGCCGGCATCACCGGCAACTTCATCGCCGGAGCCCTGATCGCCAAGCGGCTGCGCCAGGTCGTCATCGGCATCGCGATCGTCCTCGCCGTCGCCATGCTGCTGCTCGCCACGGTCGGTAACACCACCATCACCGCGGCCGTCATCCTCGTCCTGTGGGGCCTGGGCTACGGCGCGGTGCCGGTGACCTTCCAGACCTGGATCCTCGACGCCGCACCCGACGCGACCGAGGCCGCCTCCTCGCTGTACGTCTCCACCTTCAACCTGTCGATCGCCCTGGGCGCCCTCTTCGGCGGCATCGCCGTGGACAACCTGGCCACCGCCAGCGTCCTGTACATCGGCGCGGGCCTCGCGATCCTCACCCTCCTGGTCGTCGGCCGGCGCTCCGGCCGCCCGACCGACTCCGCTCCGGCCGCCGAACCGGCGGCCGACCAGGCCACCGCGGCCGCCCACTGA
- a CDS encoding NAD(P)/FAD-dependent oxidoreductase, with protein sequence MSGTLVLAGHGMVGHRLLEHLRADERFASWRIVVAAEEPRAAYDRVALSSYLDGRSARDLTLTGPEVLEDPRVELRLGVPVVSIDRAARTVTFADGSDVRYDALVLATGSKPFVPPIPGHTLPGCFTYRTLADLDALRAAAEPGAAGVVIGGGLLGLEAAQALRSLGMRPHVVEVAPHLMPLQLDEGGGAVLARLVGRLGMGVHCGRGVASVDAGPDGRVCGVTLADGDVLPARCVVFSAGVRPRDELAGPAGLARGERGGFLVDAHCRTEDPRIWAIGECAAVLGRCHGLVAPGYLMAESVAAQLTGRASEPFPGADTSAKLKVFGVDVAGFGDVHARVEGALSFVREDHAAATYAKLVLGPDGRTLLGGVLAGDTRAYGELRSMLGHELTGPPERLLV encoded by the coding sequence ATGAGCGGGACCCTGGTCCTCGCCGGCCACGGCATGGTCGGCCACCGACTCCTCGAACACCTGCGGGCGGACGAGCGGTTCGCGTCGTGGCGGATCGTCGTCGCCGCCGAGGAACCGCGCGCGGCCTACGACCGGGTCGCGCTGTCCTCGTACCTGGACGGGCGGAGCGCCCGGGACCTGACGCTGACCGGCCCCGAGGTGCTGGAGGACCCCCGGGTCGAACTGCGGCTCGGAGTTCCGGTCGTCTCGATCGACCGGGCGGCCCGTACGGTGACCTTCGCGGACGGCTCGGACGTGCGGTACGACGCGCTCGTGCTGGCCACCGGGTCGAAGCCGTTCGTGCCGCCGATCCCCGGTCACACCCTGCCGGGCTGCTTCACGTACCGGACCCTCGCGGACCTCGACGCGCTGCGCGCGGCCGCCGAACCGGGCGCCGCCGGCGTGGTGATCGGCGGCGGGCTGCTCGGGCTGGAGGCGGCGCAGGCACTGCGTTCGCTGGGGATGCGACCCCACGTGGTGGAGGTGGCCCCGCACCTGATGCCGCTCCAACTCGACGAGGGGGGCGGCGCGGTGCTGGCCCGCCTGGTGGGCCGGCTCGGCATGGGCGTGCACTGCGGCCGCGGCGTGGCGTCCGTGGACGCGGGCCCCGACGGACGGGTCTGCGGGGTGACGCTCGCCGACGGCGACGTGCTGCCCGCCCGCTGCGTGGTGTTCTCGGCGGGGGTCCGGCCGCGCGACGAACTGGCGGGGCCGGCCGGACTGGCGCGCGGGGAGCGGGGCGGGTTCCTGGTGGACGCCCACTGCCGTACCGAGGACCCCCGGATCTGGGCGATCGGCGAGTGCGCGGCCGTGCTGGGCCGCTGCCACGGCCTGGTCGCCCCCGGCTATCTGATGGCCGAGAGCGTGGCCGCGCAACTGACCGGCAGGGCGTCCGAGCCCTTCCCGGGCGCCGACACCTCGGCGAAGCTCAAGGTGTTCGGCGTGGACGTGGCCGGGTTCGGCGACGTCCACGCCCGGGTCGAGGGCGCGCTGTCCTTCGTACGGGAGGACCACGCGGCCGCCACCTACGCCAAGTTGGTCCTCGGACCGGACGGCCGCACCCTGCTCGGCGGCGTCCTGGCCGGCGACACGCGCGCCTACGGGGAACTCCGCTCGATGCTGGGCCACGAACTGACCGGACCCCCGGAGCGGCTCCTCGTCTGA